Proteins from a genomic interval of Scylla paramamosain isolate STU-SP2022 chromosome 26, ASM3559412v1, whole genome shotgun sequence:
- the LOC135113678 gene encoding apolipoprotein E-like — MWRTAFSLSTFITAVLIVAGDAASVNMSTSISDLTQEIVMSLIVNQMAILKDMNESSYLCASRDREFREIRLWKEEAKQQLQAIEDNLREKVEDAQARMQNMTEEIRDNLRGMAEDAQSRMQALEEDRQQALEERAEAQQQELERMEALQQTLEERVEALQQTLEERAEMRQQTLEERVEALQQTLEERVEARQQTLEERAEALQQMLEERVEALQRVNELQDAMNTLHNDTEPSQCGVGTKILHGGKGSVLSYYSFSLDCNWRVVLPSGTRPIFHLELLEERCEGCDCGFVQLSEVRGLDIKRLSRICPRDILVHGWDAYNVTTNEFLIHFENNFFTKGFHLYYESVFI, encoded by the exons ATGTGGCGCACAGCTTTCTCACTTTCTACCTTCATAACGGCGGTGTTGATTGTGGCGGGTGACGCTGCAAGCGTCAACATGTCAACCTCCATCTCGGACCTCACGCAGGAGATCGTCATGTCCTTGATCGTTAACCAGATGGCAATACTGAAGGACATGAACGAGTCTTCCTACCTCTGTGCCTCCC GTGACAGAGAGTTTCGGGAGATCCGGttgtggaaggaggaggcgaagcAACAACTACAGGCTATAGAGGACAACTTGCGAGAGAAAGTAGAGGACGCGCAGGCGCGCATGCAGAACATGACGGAAGAAATAAGGGACAACCTGCGAGGAATGGCGGAGGACGCGCAATCGAGGATGCAGGCGTTGGAGGAGGATAGGCAGCAGGCATTGGAGGAGAGGGCGGAGGCGCAGCAGCAGGAGTTGGAGAGGATGGAGGCGCTGCAGCAGACgttggaggagagggtggaggcGCTGCAGCAGACGTTGGAGGAGAGGGCAGAGATGCGGCAGCAGACgttggaggagagggtggaggcgctgcagcagacgttggaggagagggtggaggcGCGGCAGCAGACGTTGGAGGAGAGGGCAGAGGCACTGCAGCAGAtgttggaggagagggtggaggcGCTGCAACGAGTCAATGAGCTGCAAG ACGCAATGAACACCCTCCATAACGACACCGAGCCGTCCCAGTGCGGCGTAGGAACGAAAA TTCTCCACGGGGGCAAGGGCTCCGTGTTGTCTTACTATAGCTTTTCCCTTGATTGTAACTGGCGAGTGGTGCTGCCATCGGGGACTCGACCTATCTTCCACTTAGAGCTCTTGGAGGAAAGGTGTGAAGGCTGTGACTGTGGCTTTGTCCAACTGAGTGAAGTGCGTGGTCTTGACATAAAAAG GTTAAGCAGAATCTGTCCCAgagatatactcgtacatggctGGGATGCCTACAACGTCACCACCAACGAGTTCCTTATTCAttttgaaaataatttttttacaaAAGGCTTCCATTTGTACTACGAGTCCGTGTtcatatag